In the Silurus meridionalis isolate SWU-2019-XX chromosome 6, ASM1480568v1, whole genome shotgun sequence genome, one interval contains:
- the LOC124386910 gene encoding low affinity immunoglobulin gamma Fc region receptor II-like: MYVELLSDSSRGSGGSYTLSPSALHHTGVYVCRGERGEPVSHTLYSNPQPLWIPGESPPVSLIISPNRIQHFTNDSLSLSCEDQSNSTGWTVRRYTDSEGVLDCSQWGSVTGSTCNISFLSTSYTGVYWCESESGENSNPVNITVHDGGVILESSVHPVTEGHPLTLRCLYRNTNLSNLRADFYKDGSVVQNQNTGEMIIHKVSKSDEGFYHCKHPERGESPRSWISVRRSVSSSGSRPSGETVGVAVGLSLSFLFIILLILMILLWFYKMKKENQQKSSQTSEQNQRRSGAEDSQSGHKPLQTGEAAAQSSEDTYAQVMKKKKRSRKNGVDAQLGMNDVTYAEIQLKPMKKVKRAQGREKSRVGDDTVYSELHHNMK, from the exons ATGTATGTGGAGCTTCtctcagacagcagcagaggatcTGGAGGCTCCTACACACTCAgtccttctgctcttcatcacacaggagtttatgtgtgtagaggagagagaggagaaccagtcagtcacacactgtacagcaaTCCACAGCCTCTATGGATCCCTG gtgaatctcctccagtgtctctgatcatcagtcCCAACAGAATTCAACACTTTACTaatgactctctctcactgagctgcgaggaccagagtaactctactggatggacagtgagacgatacacagacagtgaaggagtgttagattgttcacagtggggatcagttacaggatctacatgtaacatcagcttcctctccacatcctacactggagtttactggtgtgagtctgaatctggagaaaacagtaatcctgtcaacatcacagttcaTG ATGGTGGTGTGATTCTGGAGAGTTCTGTTCATCCTGTGACTGAGGGACATCCTCTGACTCTACGCTGTTTATATCGTAACACAAATCTCTCAAACCTCCGAGCTGATTTCTATAAAGATGGATCAGTCGTCCAGAACCAGAAtacaggagagatgatcatccataaagtctcaaagtcagatgaaggtttctaccactgtaaacacccagagagaggagagtcaccgagaagctggatctcagtcagac GCTCTGTCTCAAGCTCAGGTTCTAGACCCAGTGGTGAAACAGTAGGAGTGGCTGTGGGACTGAGTTTGTCCTTTTTGTTCATCATTTTGCTGATATTAATGATCCTGCTGTGGTTctacaaaatgaagaaag AAAATCAGCAGAAATCCAGTCAGACATCAGAGCAAAATCAGAGGCGATCAGGAGCTGAAGACTCTCAGTCAGGACACAAACCACTTCAGACTG GTGAAGCTGCAGCTCAGAGCAGTGAAGACACTTACGCACAGgtcatgaagaagaagaagagaagcagGAAGAATG GTGTTGATGCTCAACTCGGCATGAATGATGTGACATATGCTGAGATTCAACTAAAACCTATGAAAAAAGTAAAGAGAGCACAAGGTAGAG AAAAGAGCAGAGTGGGTGATGATACTGTTTACTCAGAGCTGCATCATAACATGAAG TGA